In Glycine max cultivar Williams 82 chromosome 7, Glycine_max_v4.0, whole genome shotgun sequence, a single window of DNA contains:
- the LOC100808144 gene encoding outer envelope pore protein 16-2, chloroplastic, with protein sequence MSSSSSNVNLETRSPLDEVICFNKGGLFDLGHPLLNRIAESFVKASGIGAVQAVSREAYFSAVDGNRMDNTGGMPSEVSNAKKHRLHGLRGETSSKSLEAMVKNTGKESLQWGLAAGIYSGLTYGLKEARGANDWKNSAMAGGITGATLALTSGDTSQEHMVHCAITGAAISTAANLLTGIF encoded by the exons aTGAGTAGTAGCAGCAGTAACGTTAACTTGGAGACCCGTTCTCCGCTTGATGAGGTTATTTGCTTTAACAAAGGGGGACTCTTCGACCTTGGCCACCCTCTTCTCAACCGCATAGCTGAGAGTTTCGTCAAAGCTTCTGGG ATTGGAGCGGTTCAAGCTGTGTCCCGTGAGGCCTATTTCTCAGCTGTTGATG GCAACAGGATGGATAACACTGGCGGTATGCCTTCAGAAGTTTCTAATGCCAAGAAACATCGTTTGCATGGTCTCAGAG GAGAGACCAGCAGCAAATCCCTTGAGGCAATG GTGAAGAATACCGGGAAAGAGTCTTTACAATGGG GATTGGCAGCAGGAATATATTCCGGACTCACATATGGGTTGAAGGAAGCTCGTGGAGCAAATGACTGG AAAAATAGCGCAATGGCGGGAGGAATCACTGGGGCAACACTTGCACTTACGTCAGGAGACACATCTCAAGAACATATGGTGCATTGTGCTATCACTGGAGCTGCAATCTCCACCGCTGCAAATCTTTTAACTGGGATATTCTAA